The window GAAATTCAAATTAAGCCGTTAAGAGTGTGGTCAGATGATAGCATTTATGGAGCTATTATCCTGGGATTTATTGCCCAGTTATTCATATCGCTGATGCGATATGAATTTGAGGACCTGAAACATAGGTCTACAAAATTCATCAAAAAAAGCTTGAAGAATTTGACACTTACAGTCAATTTCTTGAAAAATGGGGTCAAACAGTATATTTTCGCTAATTTTGACAAGATCAATAGCTTGTTTGTAACAAGAATGAGTGAGATTTCGTAGGATTTGTAATAATATTTTTTATATTAATGTTATCTGTCAAACTCATTTGGGCTTAAAATCAAGGAGATTATTCTCTGAGATTAGTGGATACTATCAAAATTGTAGATACAATTTAAAATTTTATACAGATTTTGATGTTAGTTATGAATTTTCATTTTTTCAAATTAGATTGTATCTCAGCAAGGCGTTTCTTGTAACTTTGCACTGTCTGAGTTATAGAAATCTGTCAAATTTAGGTTTTATAATAGAGAGTGAAATCCCTCCCCGGGCGCAGGGTAAAGTTGTAAGAGGAGTACTCTTCTGCAGAGATTTCTTTGTACATATCATAGGATATGGGCACAATTATAGCATCGTATTTACTGCTCGCTGGAAGTTTTGAAGAGTATCCTGTTTTTTCGTAGCCCCGCAGGTACCAGGGTAGAGGCCAGTACAGCTGATTTGGGTCAACCACATAAAGCCTTAGAGTTTCAGGCCTGCTGTCAAACCCTCCTATTTTTTCCATGAGCTCCCGAACATCTGGAGAAGCCTGTGTATACGTCATAAGTTCTGCCGGCTCCATGCTCCGGTAGTAATTTACCGAGATACACTGAGCCAGAGAAATTAGCAGGGCGAGTGCCAGAATTCCTGCTATTAAAGTGCGGGTTTTACCGGGGTGTTCTGCCCGGAGAGATGGCTCCGGACCTGTAAGAGAACTTAGATCTCCTCCCAAAAGCCCCTGTTCCGGTGGTATGGATTTATTCTTCCGGGAAAATAGCTCTCCCAGATAAGCTCCTGCCAGGATTCCAAAGGGCAGGACAATATGTACAACTAACCAGGGGACTTTTTCCTGAAGATAGGAATAGAGCAGCAGGCTGGTAAATGCCCAGTAACAGAGGAAAATGAAGAATGAAGCATTTTGTCCTTTCTGTTTCAGGAAATGGAAAAATCCTGCAGTTCCAAAGAGTATAACCGGAATCTCGTATGTTAGAAGAATGGGAATATAATAGTAAAAGGGGCCTCCTAACCTCTCTATCCTGTGCATTGCTATCCAGTGATTAAAAGCCCGTTCTACGATTGAGAACAGGGAAATATCGTTTCTGAACAGGCTTGAATAAAAAAACATTACAATGAATATAAAGAGTGCCCCTGAAAGAATAAATTCAGGGAGGAAGGGTAATAAAGCCGAAATTTTGAGGAGAAGGGTCTTTTGCAAACTCAGGTTTTCTCTTTTCCAGCTTGAATAAATCGAGTATAGTAAGCCCATCCCGGCATAAGCTCCGAATATAAGTATGATAATGTAGGCATTTTCCTTTGCAGTTACGGCAATGGCAAGAGATGACGCTGTCAGGATAAGGTAAGGGTACCGTTTTGAGTTGTGAATGTTATCAATATAGCGGAATGTGCCTGCCACAACAGCCAGAGTGCAGAACACAATGATCATATCATTTCTAAAGAACCTTGAGAAGTAGACCATGCTTGGAGAAAATGCAAGCAGAAACATTGACCAGAGTACTCCACTCTTCCCCAATTCTTTTTTCAGCAAAAAGAGCGCCAGAATAGTTGCCACTCCGAAAAATACCGGGACCAGGCGGGCTGTGGTATCGTTTATTCCCAGAAAATGAAAGACGGCTGCAGTAGAATGGAACAGAAAGGGGCCATGGTAGGCTGGATTATAACTGTACTCTCCGTGTTCAAGCAGTTTGAGGGTAAAACTGGCGTGTACGCTTTCATCATGATGGAAAACCCTCTCTCCAAGCTTAAAAAGTCTGAGAGCTATAGCAAAAAAAACGATCAGAAGCCCGAGAACCCGGTATTCTTTATCAGAGAGCTTCGGGGAATTTGCGGTGTCATTATCTGGACTTTGCTGCATTGTTTTTCAAACTTCCGGTGATGGCTGCACCTTATAAGGCATAGGTATATTTAAGGAATAGGATGAAATAGTCTTCCTCATGGCTGAAGTAAAAATTAAGTTATTTGCAAATCTGCGTGAGGCCGCGGGCACACCGGAACTCCTGCTTTCCGGAAAAAAGGTTATTGATGCCCTTTTATCCCTCACCTACAAACATCCTGAGTTAAAAAGCCTTATTTTTGAAAAAAGCGACGAAAAAGATGAGAGCCAGGTCCTTTGCGGCTCAATTAATGTCCTGGTCAACGGAAACAATATCCGGCACCTGGAAGGGCTTGATACTCTCCTTAAAGACTCGGATGAAATTGGAATTCTGCCTCCCGTCTCAGGTGGCTGATTTTTTGAAGGGGTGATGATATGGGCAGGATATTTAAAGAACGCACTTCCGTTGATGAAGCTTTACGGCTTTTTCTTGAAAGCATTTCCCCTCTCAGGCACACAGAAGAAGTACCACTTGAAGCCTGTGCAGGCAGAGTACTTGCAGAGACGATAGTTTCCGGGAGAGATGTCCCTCATTACAGGCGGGCTGCAATGGATGGATACTCTGTCAGAGCATCCGATACTCCGGGCGCTTCCCCTGCAAATCCCGTGCTCTTACAGCTTTCTGACAGCATAGAGGAAGGGACCACTATGTGGATTCATACCGGAGCCGCACTGCCGGAAGGAGCTGATGCGGTTGTAATGGTTGAGGACACTGTTACAGTCGGGGACATGGTTGAAATCAGGGCTCAGGTTTATCCGGGAAGGAACGTCGGGCAGGTTGGAGAGGACATAAAAAGAGAAGAGCTGATTTTTAAGGAATGTCATTTCCTTCGTCCCTGTGATGCTGCAGTACTTGCCTCCCTCGGACTGGACAGGGTGAAGGTTTTCCGAAAACCGGTGATTGCAGTTATCCCTACAGGAGACGAGCTGATAAGCCGTGAGATAACCAGAGAAGTTCCTCCCCCGGGAATGGTGCTTGAAACCAATGGGCTTATGGCTACCCTCTATGTGGAAAAATGGAGAGGAGTTTCCAGATGTACAGGGATAGTGCCTGACCGCCCGGAAAGCATAAGAAAAGCAGTGGAAACAAATAAGGACGCAGACATGATCCTCATTTTAGGTGGGACTTCAGTTGGTAAAAGAGACCATGCCCCTGAGGTTGTCGAATCTATGGGAAAACTGCTTGTGCATGGTGTTGGTATTATTCCCGGGAAACCTACAGCCCTTGGGATCATAGATAGAACTCCTGTAGTTTGCCTTCCGGGATACCCGGTTGCCGGGCTTGTCGCTCTGTATTTCTTTGTTCGCCCCGGCATCCGGAAACTGGGTTCGATCCCTGAAGTGCCGGAAATTGTCCTTAGAAAGCGCCTGGCTGCAAAAATAAGCTCAAAAATAGGATATGTTAATTTCATCCGAGTTGTCTTTGAAGGAGACAGGGTACGCCCACTTATGGGAGCCGGGGCAGGAGTCCTGAGTTCGGTTGCCAGGGCTGACGGATATGTGCTAGTGCCTGAACACGTGGAGGGCTATGAGGAAGGGCAGGAAGTGGATGTATTCCTGATCGAGTAATAAATAAATATTCAGGAATATATACAGAAAAGGGCACGTATAACTGGACATATTTTTTAACTCACTGAAAATGAATAAAATTTTATA is drawn from Methanosarcina lacustris Z-7289 and contains these coding sequences:
- a CDS encoding flippase activity-associated protein Agl23 produces the protein MQQSPDNDTANSPKLSDKEYRVLGLLIVFFAIALRLFKLGERVFHHDESVHASFTLKLLEHGEYSYNPAYHGPFLFHSTAAVFHFLGINDTTARLVPVFFGVATILALFLLKKELGKSGVLWSMFLLAFSPSMVYFSRFFRNDMIIVFCTLAVVAGTFRYIDNIHNSKRYPYLILTASSLAIAVTAKENAYIIILIFGAYAGMGLLYSIYSSWKRENLSLQKTLLLKISALLPFLPEFILSGALFIFIVMFFYSSLFRNDISLFSIVERAFNHWIAMHRIERLGGPFYYYIPILLTYEIPVILFGTAGFFHFLKQKGQNASFFIFLCYWAFTSLLLYSYLQEKVPWLVVHIVLPFGILAGAYLGELFSRKNKSIPPEQGLLGGDLSSLTGPEPSLRAEHPGKTRTLIAGILALALLISLAQCISVNYYRSMEPAELMTYTQASPDVRELMEKIGGFDSRPETLRLYVVDPNQLYWPLPWYLRGYEKTGYSSKLPASSKYDAIIVPISYDMYKEISAEEYSSYNFTLRPGRDFTLYYKT
- a CDS encoding ubiquitin-like small modifier protein 1 translates to MAEVKIKLFANLREAAGTPELLLSGKKVIDALLSLTYKHPELKSLIFEKSDEKDESQVLCGSINVLVNGNNIRHLEGLDTLLKDSDEIGILPPVSGG
- a CDS encoding molybdopterin molybdotransferase MoeA — translated: MGRIFKERTSVDEALRLFLESISPLRHTEEVPLEACAGRVLAETIVSGRDVPHYRRAAMDGYSVRASDTPGASPANPVLLQLSDSIEEGTTMWIHTGAALPEGADAVVMVEDTVTVGDMVEIRAQVYPGRNVGQVGEDIKREELIFKECHFLRPCDAAVLASLGLDRVKVFRKPVIAVIPTGDELISREITREVPPPGMVLETNGLMATLYVEKWRGVSRCTGIVPDRPESIRKAVETNKDADMILILGGTSVGKRDHAPEVVESMGKLLVHGVGIIPGKPTALGIIDRTPVVCLPGYPVAGLVALYFFVRPGIRKLGSIPEVPEIVLRKRLAAKISSKIGYVNFIRVVFEGDRVRPLMGAGAGVLSSVARADGYVLVPEHVEGYEEGQEVDVFLIE